The Methylococcus sp. Mc7 genomic sequence CCAATGGCTGCCGCCCAGGGCGCTGCAGGCGCTGTTCACCCTGCACGGCCTGGTGCCGGCGCGCTACGGATTGCCGGAGTGGGCGGCGACGGCGGGCTTCCCGCCCGATGTGTACAGCCCTTTCATCACCAGTATGTTCCTGCACGGGAGCTGGTTCCACCTGGTCGGCAACATGTGGCTGCTGTGGATCTTCGGCGACAACATCGAGGACCGCATGGGCAGGGTGCGGTTCTTGTTCTTCTATCTGTTGTGCGGCGTGGTGGCGGCGGGGCTCCAGGTCTATTTCAGTCCGCAGTCGGCCGTCCCCACGGTGGGGGCGTCCGGCGCCATTGCCGGGATCATGGGGGCCTATTTCTTCCTGTACCCTTACGCCCGGCTGGTGATCTGGGTG encodes the following:
- a CDS encoding rhomboid family intramembrane serine protease, which encodes MIPYRDTIPCRHTPWVTWSLMALNLAVHLYTQWLPPRALQALFTLHGLVPARYGLPEWAATAGFPPDVYSPFITSMFLHGSWFHLVGNMWLLWIFGDNIEDRMGRVRFLFFYLLCGVVAAGLQVYFSPQSAVPTVGASGAIAGIMGAYFFLYPYARLVIWVFFLPLFVTVPAIAFLGAWVIFQLYKATSGFASHAPYADVAWWGHLGGFIIGVLTHRLFLLPEREPPEETGLRRVRT